Proteins found in one Mycobacterium branderi genomic segment:
- a CDS encoding Zn-ribbon domain-containing OB-fold protein: MTDIVAIGTYLPPWEQGGRRVKGPDEDALTMAVAAGRAADPGATASAVVMVSRNFPLLEGGNAAVLLAGLSLPADVPVSEVLGGAPAVLDQILAGAEGTLVIAADDSDSAAGGAAVLIGAGGGAKLSPAARQSRSLPTVTRHDDGSRQRYVDPRLQREVGLKSTLKRLGLTGTPVVAAVAGVKRSQMGNDFDVTDTADDPAVSATAVIRLIAAAIENGRAGLVLAIEQSSISVAELSTGGHRPGVTRDEAAPTELPKLQVSEGVGIPISLPAYARAFEPKLRWEAAVFDERPGIDTAPLFPPRARVDSGGALADQYRLAPLPRTGTVYTHTTVRIPVPDLPSPYSLALVQLDDSPVRALLKVTGVPPGTTAVGQAGTVVLRRIAIRSGIPDYGYMFWPGKPAAAQPEGAPA, translated from the coding sequence ATGACCGACATCGTGGCGATCGGCACCTACCTGCCGCCGTGGGAGCAGGGCGGCAGGCGGGTGAAGGGGCCCGACGAGGACGCGCTGACCATGGCGGTCGCCGCCGGTCGCGCGGCCGATCCCGGGGCAACGGCCAGCGCAGTGGTGATGGTGTCGCGCAACTTCCCGCTGCTGGAGGGCGGCAACGCGGCGGTGCTGTTGGCGGGGTTGTCGTTGCCGGCGGACGTGCCGGTGTCCGAAGTGCTCGGCGGCGCGCCCGCCGTGCTCGACCAGATCCTCGCGGGCGCCGAAGGCACCCTGGTCATCGCGGCCGACGACTCCGACAGCGCGGCCGGTGGCGCGGCGGTGCTGATCGGCGCGGGCGGCGGCGCGAAGCTGTCGCCGGCCGCCCGCCAGAGCCGCAGCCTGCCCACGGTGACCCGCCACGACGACGGGTCGCGGCAACGCTACGTCGATCCCCGGCTGCAGCGAGAAGTGGGACTCAAATCGACGCTCAAGCGCCTGGGGCTGACCGGGACCCCGGTGGTCGCCGCGGTCGCCGGGGTCAAGCGCAGCCAGATGGGCAACGACTTTGACGTCACCGACACCGCCGACGACCCCGCGGTGTCGGCCACGGCGGTGATCCGGCTGATCGCCGCGGCGATCGAAAACGGCCGGGCGGGGCTGGTATTGGCGATCGAGCAATCCAGCATCAGTGTCGCCGAACTGAGCACCGGCGGCCATCGTCCCGGCGTCACCCGCGACGAGGCGGCGCCGACCGAGCTGCCCAAGCTGCAAGTCAGCGAGGGCGTCGGCATCCCCATCTCGCTGCCTGCCTACGCGCGTGCGTTCGAGCCGAAACTGCGTTGGGAGGCGGCGGTTTTCGATGAGCGCCCGGGCATCGATACGGCGCCGCTGTTCCCGCCGCGCGCCCGGGTCGACTCCGGCGGCGCGTTGGCCGATCAGTACCGGCTGGCGCCTCTGCCGCGCACCGGCACCGTCTACACCCACACGACCGTCCGGATCCCCGTGCCCGATCTGCCCAGCCCGTATTCGCTTGCGCTGGTTCAGCTCGACGACAGTCCGGTGCGGGCCCTGCTGAAGGTGACGGGCGTGCCGCCCGGCACGACGGCCGTCGGTCAGGCCGGCACCGTGGTGCTGCGACGGATCGCCATTCGCTCGGGGATTCCTGACTACGGGTACATGTTCTGGCCCGGGAAGCCGGCTGCCGCCCAACCCGAAGGAGCGCCGGCATGA